Proteins found in one Gordonia sp. PDNC005 genomic segment:
- a CDS encoding HIT domain-containing protein gives MADCPFCAYAEHWVNPGTEYNVDVDVDGRTVTFDRARPVMWFEPLNPVTPGHMLFVPTYHAESRAAVAAAAAWRCAYDYATTGDRSGVDFNIIVNAGEAATQTIDHLHVHYVPRRRGDGLTLPWTGQATS, from the coding sequence GTGGCTGACTGCCCGTTCTGTGCGTACGCCGAGCATTGGGTGAACCCCGGCACCGAATACAACGTCGACGTCGATGTAGACGGCCGCACCGTCACGTTCGACCGCGCCCGCCCCGTCATGTGGTTCGAGCCGCTGAACCCGGTCACGCCGGGCCACATGCTGTTCGTGCCGACCTACCACGCCGAGTCCCGCGCCGCCGTCGCTGCCGCTGCGGCCTGGCGCTGCGCCTACGACTACGCGACAACAGGCGACCGATCCGGCGTCGACTTCAACATCATCGTCAACGCGGGCGAGGCCGCCACGCAGACGATCGATCACCTGCACGTGCACTACGTCCCACGACGTCGCGGCGACGGTCTCACGCTGCCGTGGACAGGGCAGGCGACGTCATGA